A stretch of the Anaeromyxobacter sp. genome encodes the following:
- a CDS encoding putative Ig domain-containing protein: MSTPRAALLALLALLALSGCDPGTTPPSGLSYPANPALYVVGTAIAPNVPSVSGGAVTSWSVAPPLPGGLTLDPSTGVITGTPTRSGAIYLHSVTAANAGGNTSATLTLTVLARPAFTPTGSLAGARGYHTATLLPGGEVLVAGGWSADLIYLGSAERYQPADLVSGAFTATGSLATVRYTHTATLLAGGKVLFAGGRNAPPYLTSAELYDPASGAFAPTGDLIIGRGSHTATLLPDGQVLLVDGGGDGLYAASAERYDPATGRFTATVGKPAVPRAGHTATLLPSGQVLIAGGVSLPEAELYDPVADTFTQTGSLATPRGGHTATLLPGGQVLIAGGHEECFPGPCSALRSAELYDPGAGTFAATGDLRAARSMHTATLLPNGKVLFVGGAGEASDLREVYDQAAGSFTATGSAAAPRSGHSATLLPDGDVLIAGGYDPAMGTLVAAELYLP; encoded by the coding sequence ATGTCCACTCCTCGCGCCGCTTTGCTTGCGCTCCTCGCGCTGCTCGCCCTCTCTGGCTGCGACCCCGGCACAACGCCCCCGAGTGGGCTCAGCTACCCGGCCAACCCAGCCCTCTACGTCGTCGGGACGGCCATCGCCCCCAACGTCCCCTCGGTGAGCGGGGGCGCGGTGACCTCCTGGTCAGTGGCACCGCCGCTCCCTGGCGGCCTCACCCTTGACCCTTCGACCGGCGTCATCACGGGGACGCCGACGCGGAGCGGTGCGATCTACCTCCACAGCGTGACCGCCGCCAATGCCGGGGGAAACACGAGCGCCACCTTGACCCTCACGGTGCTGGCCCGGCCGGCATTCACCCCCACCGGGAGCCTGGCGGGGGCGCGTGGCTATCACACGGCGACGCTGCTGCCCGGCGGGGAGGTGCTCGTGGCGGGCGGGTGGAGCGCCGACCTGATCTACCTGGGGAGCGCGGAGCGGTACCAGCCGGCCGACCTCGTCAGCGGGGCGTTTACCGCCACCGGGTCCCTGGCTACGGTCCGATACACGCACACGGCTACGCTGCTGGCGGGAGGGAAGGTTCTTTTCGCGGGCGGGAGAAACGCGCCGCCCTACCTCACGAGCGCGGAGCTCTACGACCCGGCCAGCGGTGCATTCGCGCCGACGGGGGATCTGATCATCGGCCGGGGCAGCCACACGGCGACGCTCCTGCCCGATGGCCAGGTGCTGCTCGTGGACGGGGGCGGGGACGGGCTGTACGCGGCGAGCGCCGAGCGGTACGATCCAGCCACAGGGAGATTCACGGCGACGGTCGGCAAGCCCGCCGTTCCGCGGGCCGGCCACACGGCGACGCTCCTGCCCAGCGGCCAGGTGCTCATCGCCGGTGGTGTCTCCTTGCCGGAAGCGGAGCTCTACGATCCGGTCGCCGACACCTTCACCCAGACCGGGAGCCTGGCGACCCCCCGGGGCGGCCACACCGCCACGCTTCTCCCGGGCGGCCAGGTGCTCATCGCCGGCGGCCACGAGGAGTGCTTCCCCGGCCCCTGCAGCGCTCTTCGCAGCGCCGAGCTCTACGACCCGGGCGCGGGGACCTTCGCGGCGACCGGCGACCTCCGGGCGGCCCGGAGCATGCATACGGCAACCCTGCTGCCCAACGGCAAAGTGCTCTTCGTCGGCGGGGCCGGGGAGGCGAGCGACCTCAGGGAGGTCTACGACCAGGCGGCCGGCTCCTTCACCGCCACCGGAAGCGCGGCCGCCCCGCGGAGCGGCCACTCGGCGACGCTCCTGCCGGACGGCGACGTCCTCATCGCGGGCGGGTACGACCCTGCCATGGGGACGCTCGTCGCAGCCGAGCTCTATCTCCCCTGA
- a CDS encoding RlmE family RNA methyltransferase → MAKPYDPKDFYYRQAKKAGLRARSAFKIDEILKKHDLLPKSGAVLDLGAAPGGFLQILADVVGEKGVAVGVDLVEIRRIGKPWVKTAVVDLLAPDALQQIQALHPGRFDLVTSDMAPKTIGVKFTDEARSLELCRMALGVALVTLKKRGGFVTKVFMGGDFPAFKKEVAAHFEKVHVVRPKATREHSYECYVVGTGFK, encoded by the coding sequence ATGGCCAAGCCCTACGACCCGAAGGACTTCTACTACCGCCAGGCCAAGAAGGCCGGGCTGCGGGCCCGCTCGGCCTTCAAGATCGACGAGATCCTCAAGAAGCACGACCTGCTGCCCAAGAGCGGGGCGGTGCTCGACCTGGGCGCGGCGCCGGGCGGCTTCCTGCAGATCCTGGCCGACGTGGTGGGCGAGAAGGGCGTGGCGGTGGGGGTGGACCTGGTGGAGATCCGGCGCATCGGCAAGCCCTGGGTCAAGACCGCGGTGGTGGACCTGCTGGCGCCCGACGCGCTCCAGCAGATCCAGGCGCTGCACCCCGGCCGCTTCGACCTGGTCACCAGCGACATGGCCCCCAAGACCATCGGGGTGAAGTTCACCGACGAGGCCCGCTCGCTGGAGCTGTGCCGCATGGCCCTGGGCGTGGCCCTGGTCACCCTGAAGAAGCGCGGCGGCTTCGTCACCAAGGTCTTCATGGGCGGCGACTTCCCGGCCTTCAAGAAGGAGGTGGCGGCGCACTTCGAGAAGGTGCACGTGGTCCGGCCCAAGGCCACCCGCGAGCACAGCTACGAGTGCTACGTCGTCGGCACCGGCTTCAAGTAG
- a CDS encoding OmpA family protein, which produces MRFAVNAVLAVLFAASLAGCGISKEQFAAKEAEASKYRKAFDGETDRALSLTRKVDELNALNVDLESRLELARAEITRLGGDKAMLEQTAATAEARAAAAQAKAAAAEARATTLEAKSAQYAQLAGSLQSQIQAGQVEISELRGKMTVKLKDKILFASGSARLGKDGRVALDAVAEAFKSLEGKNVLVAGFTDDVPVSKAGAFADNWDLSTARAASVVRYLQAKGVPPEMLGAGGFSQYRPVAANDSAANRSLNRRIEIALTAADYVPPVVDAPR; this is translated from the coding sequence ATGCGCTTCGCCGTGAACGCCGTCCTCGCAGTCCTCTTCGCCGCCTCGCTGGCCGGGTGCGGCATCTCCAAGGAGCAGTTCGCCGCCAAGGAGGCGGAGGCCAGCAAGTACCGCAAGGCCTTCGACGGCGAGACCGATCGGGCGCTGTCGCTCACCAGGAAGGTGGACGAGCTCAACGCGCTCAACGTGGACCTGGAGTCCAGGCTGGAGCTGGCGCGGGCCGAGATCACCCGGCTCGGCGGCGACAAGGCCATGCTGGAGCAGACCGCGGCCACCGCCGAGGCGCGGGCCGCCGCGGCGCAGGCCAAGGCGGCGGCGGCGGAGGCGCGGGCCACCACCCTGGAGGCCAAGAGCGCCCAGTACGCCCAGCTGGCCGGGTCGCTGCAGAGCCAGATCCAGGCCGGGCAGGTGGAGATCTCCGAGCTGCGCGGCAAGATGACCGTGAAGCTGAAGGACAAGATCCTCTTCGCCTCCGGCTCGGCCAGGCTCGGCAAGGACGGGCGGGTGGCGCTGGACGCCGTGGCCGAGGCCTTCAAGTCGCTCGAGGGCAAGAACGTGCTGGTGGCCGGGTTCACCGACGACGTGCCGGTGTCCAAGGCCGGCGCCTTCGCCGACAACTGGGACCTCTCGACGGCCCGCGCCGCCTCGGTGGTGCGCTACCTCCAGGCCAAGGGCGTGCCCCCCGAGATGCTGGGCGCCGGCGGCTTCTCGCAGTACCGCCCGGTGGCGGCCAACGACTCGGCCGCCAACCGCAGCCTGAACCGCCGCATCGAGATCGCGCTCACCGCCGCCGACTACGTGCCGCCGGTGGTGGACGCGCCCAGGTAG
- a CDS encoding tyrosine--tRNA ligase — MPTLLEELTKRDFLQDVTPGLAERLQQGSITGYVGFDPTADSLHVGNLVPVMALAWLQRCGGRPIVLVGGGTGMVGDPSGKRTERPVLSLAQIDHNVACQKAQLTRFLRFDGPGAATVCNNADWLRPLGLMEFLRDAGKHFTVNYMLAKDSVKNRMETGISYTEFTYMLIQAYDFWHLWKTERCELQMGGSDQWGNITAGTELISRKEGAPAHGLTLPLLTTASGAKFGKSEQGAIYLDPKKTSPYKFFQFWLNSEDADVARWLRFFTFFPVEEIEALMAEQARDPGKRVAQRRLAEEMTTRIHGEATCRGVVEASRLLFGGADWRAVGGDLLQVLAGEIPAVTLPAAELAGLGVADALVKVGLASSRGDARRGLQGKGFSLNGAALEAADRALSADDLLAGRYVVLQKGKRNYALLVLEG; from the coding sequence ATGCCGACCCTCCTCGAAGAGCTGACGAAGCGCGACTTCCTGCAGGACGTCACCCCCGGGCTGGCCGAGCGCCTCCAGCAGGGGTCCATCACCGGCTACGTGGGCTTCGACCCCACCGCCGACTCGCTGCACGTGGGCAACCTGGTGCCGGTGATGGCGCTGGCCTGGCTGCAGCGCTGCGGCGGCAGGCCCATCGTCCTGGTGGGCGGCGGCACCGGCATGGTGGGCGACCCCTCCGGCAAGCGCACCGAGCGGCCGGTGCTGTCGCTGGCGCAGATCGACCACAACGTGGCCTGCCAGAAGGCCCAGCTCACCCGCTTCCTGCGCTTCGACGGCCCGGGCGCCGCCACGGTCTGCAACAACGCCGACTGGCTGCGCCCGCTCGGGCTGATGGAGTTCCTGCGCGACGCCGGCAAGCACTTCACCGTGAACTACATGCTGGCCAAGGACTCGGTGAAGAACCGGATGGAGACCGGCATCTCCTACACCGAGTTCACCTACATGCTGATCCAGGCCTACGACTTCTGGCACCTCTGGAAGACGGAGCGCTGCGAGCTGCAGATGGGCGGCTCCGACCAGTGGGGCAACATCACCGCCGGCACCGAGCTCATCTCGCGCAAGGAGGGGGCCCCGGCCCACGGCCTCACCCTGCCGCTCCTCACCACCGCCTCGGGCGCCAAGTTCGGCAAGAGCGAGCAGGGCGCCATCTACCTCGACCCGAAGAAGACCTCCCCCTACAAGTTCTTCCAGTTCTGGCTCAACAGCGAGGACGCCGACGTGGCGCGCTGGCTGCGCTTCTTCACCTTCTTCCCGGTGGAGGAGATCGAGGCCCTCATGGCCGAGCAGGCCCGCGACCCGGGCAAGCGGGTGGCGCAGCGCCGCCTGGCCGAGGAGATGACCACCCGCATCCACGGCGAGGCCACCTGCCGCGGCGTGGTGGAGGCCAGCCGCCTGCTCTTCGGCGGGGCCGACTGGCGGGCCGTGGGGGGCGACCTGCTGCAGGTGCTGGCCGGCGAGATCCCGGCGGTGACGCTGCCGGCGGCCGAGCTGGCCGGGCTCGGCGTGGCCGACGCGCTGGTCAAGGTGGGGCTGGCCTCGTCGCGGGGCGACGCCCGCCGCGGCCTGCAGGGCAAGGGCTTCTCCCTGAACGGCGCCGCGCTCGAGGCGGCCGACCGGGCGCTCTCTGCCGATGACCTGCTGGCCGGCCGCTACGTGGTGCTGCAGAAGGGGAAGCGCAACTACGCCCTGCTGGTGCTGGAGGGCTAG
- a CDS encoding YfhL family 4Fe-4S dicluster ferredoxin — MATKITEECINCGACEPECPNGAITQGDDIYIIDPKLCTECVGFHDEEACATVCPVDCCVQDPDNVETEEALYGRLATVHAGKAFPALAELPANLSRFRK; from the coding sequence ATGGCCACCAAGATCACCGAGGAGTGCATCAACTGCGGCGCCTGCGAGCCCGAGTGCCCGAACGGCGCCATCACCCAGGGTGACGACATCTACATCATCGACCCCAAGCTCTGCACCGAGTGCGTCGGCTTCCACGACGAGGAGGCCTGCGCCACGGTGTGCCCGGTCGACTGCTGCGTCCAGGACCCGGACAACGTCGAGACCGAGGAGGCCCTCTACGGCCGCCTCGCCACCGTGCACGCCGGCAAGGCCTTCCCGGCCCTGGCCGAGCTGCCGGCCAACCTGTCCCGCTTCCGCAAGTAG
- a CDS encoding energy-coupling factor ABC transporter ATP-binding protein: MTRDEVGSLARTACLVAILMAAATSAAPPAAGALAGLSLALLALDRPSRRGAWIAGVGSAQALVGGAVAAGFGLQPGQAGTLMLRCLAGAACCGWWSGAVGWLRLARALRASGVRASALAWVDHPARSGMALAAELLARRELAGVRGAGVSVATAGRVLAAGLDGAYARSFGRAEATTWRGAPPPGGLERGPAAAPALRLLGASRRAPDGRLLLRILHLAVAAGEVVAVLGPSGSGKTTLLRLAAGLDAPTEGAVERFGHEATAGRRGGAVALVPQDPDDAILGSTPREDLLWGLAQRGLEGPAAAAAAEALLGEVGLRHAAETPIPGLSGGEKRRLALAGALAAEPHLLLCDEPTAALDPRSAAGVTWLIGRAAAARGMAVLWVTHEPAHLPAACRRVLLLRDGHVAFDGPPAEALSPGRLAAAGLTATHEVST, translated from the coding sequence ATGACCCGCGACGAGGTCGGCTCGCTCGCCCGGACCGCTTGCCTCGTGGCCATCCTGATGGCGGCGGCGACAAGCGCGGCGCCGCCGGCCGCGGGGGCCCTCGCGGGCCTCTCGCTGGCCCTGCTCGCGCTCGATCGCCCCTCTCGGCGCGGCGCCTGGATCGCCGGCGTGGGGTCGGCTCAGGCGCTGGTGGGCGGCGCCGTGGCGGCCGGCTTCGGCCTGCAGCCCGGCCAGGCGGGGACGCTGATGCTGCGCTGCCTGGCCGGAGCGGCCTGCTGCGGCTGGTGGAGCGGCGCGGTGGGGTGGCTCCGCCTCGCCCGGGCGCTGCGGGCCTCCGGAGTCCGAGCCTCAGCCCTCGCCTGGGTCGACCACCCGGCGCGGTCGGGGATGGCCCTGGCGGCCGAGCTGCTGGCGCGGCGGGAGCTGGCCGGGGTGCGCGGCGCCGGCGTGAGCGTGGCCACGGCCGGGCGGGTCCTCGCGGCCGGTCTCGACGGGGCCTATGCGAGATCGTTCGGCCGTGCCGAGGCGACGACCTGGCGAGGCGCGCCACCGCCTGGTGGGCTGGAGCGCGGGCCGGCGGCCGCCCCGGCGCTCCGGCTCCTGGGCGCGAGCCGCCGCGCCCCGGACGGCCGCCTGCTCCTCCGGATCCTCCACCTCGCGGTGGCCGCCGGCGAGGTGGTGGCGGTGCTCGGGCCCAGCGGCTCGGGCAAGACGACCCTGCTCCGGCTGGCGGCGGGCCTCGACGCCCCCACGGAGGGTGCGGTGGAGCGGTTCGGCCACGAGGCGACCGCCGGCCGACGCGGGGGCGCGGTGGCGCTGGTGCCGCAGGATCCCGATGACGCCATCCTCGGCTCCACGCCGCGCGAAGACCTGCTCTGGGGGCTGGCGCAGCGCGGCCTCGAGGGGCCGGCGGCCGCCGCCGCGGCCGAGGCGCTGCTCGGCGAGGTGGGCCTGCGCCACGCGGCCGAGACGCCCATCCCCGGCCTCTCCGGGGGGGAGAAGCGTCGGTTGGCCCTGGCTGGCGCGCTGGCGGCCGAGCCGCACCTGCTGCTGTGCGACGAGCCCACCGCGGCGCTCGACCCACGGAGCGCGGCGGGCGTGACCTGGCTGATCGGGCGGGCCGCCGCGGCCCGGGGGATGGCCGTCCTCTGGGTGACGCACGAGCCGGCCCACCTGCCAGCCGCCTGCCGCCGCGTGCTGCTGCTCCGCGACGGCCATGTCGCCTTCGACGGCCCGCCGGCCGAGGCGCTCTCACCCGGACGGCTCGCCGCCGCCGGTCTCACCGCCACGCACGAGGTGTCCACATGA
- a CDS encoding replication-relaxation family protein, with protein MPSPAGYVRTLRDSRLLAYVGVARYASADQLHRLHFDGASKKQTYRRLAKLCEPGGKPGEGPCLRRLAYRRRDGLEVPVWALAPYGRSIASNQVPWLRPPAAADIGARFLEHTLVLNDVLAGLVASLRSSHSAPLFDLPFRWLSEDDDSLGFRLLHRTGVWLHSVLKPDAIMTIPARRRRLFIEAETGSQSIATAHPDKTGAVISKLDRYRVYFTMPADDGFGTWYRSAFPDDLEPRLTFLVHSDERRRKVQRAITERLGTLPPSQFRVIILTFAEAPQVLARYVREGVAEPARPRRERVVKVEEALLDQVRAGYNALADSLNAHHQVINDHNQRGGPQLPLPVVPSAAIRALRTFVKLVQDAGFAPEEAPAKALATPGPRPPAPPWGNR; from the coding sequence ATGCCGAGCCCTGCAGGCTACGTCCGGACGCTTCGGGACAGCCGGCTCCTCGCCTACGTCGGCGTCGCCCGCTACGCCTCGGCCGACCAGCTGCACCGGCTCCACTTCGACGGCGCGAGCAAGAAACAGACGTACCGCCGGCTCGCCAAGCTCTGCGAGCCGGGCGGAAAGCCGGGGGAGGGGCCCTGCCTGCGCCGGCTCGCCTACCGGCGCCGCGACGGGCTGGAGGTGCCGGTCTGGGCGCTCGCGCCGTACGGCCGGTCCATCGCGTCGAACCAGGTGCCCTGGCTGCGACCGCCGGCCGCCGCCGACATCGGCGCCCGCTTCCTGGAGCACACGCTGGTCCTCAACGACGTCCTGGCGGGCCTCGTTGCCTCGCTGCGGTCCAGCCACTCGGCGCCGCTCTTCGACCTGCCCTTCAGATGGCTCAGCGAGGACGACGACTCGCTCGGCTTCCGTCTGCTGCACCGCACGGGCGTGTGGCTTCATTCAGTCCTGAAGCCGGACGCCATCATGACCATCCCGGCCCGCCGCCGGCGGCTCTTCATCGAGGCCGAGACCGGCAGCCAGTCGATCGCCACGGCCCATCCGGACAAGACGGGCGCGGTCATCTCCAAGCTGGACCGCTACCGGGTCTACTTCACCATGCCAGCCGACGACGGCTTCGGGACCTGGTACCGCTCGGCCTTCCCGGACGACCTGGAGCCGAGGCTCACCTTCCTGGTCCACTCGGACGAGCGACGGCGCAAGGTGCAGCGGGCGATCACCGAACGGCTCGGCACGCTGCCGCCGAGCCAGTTCCGCGTGATCATCTTGACTTTCGCGGAGGCGCCGCAGGTGCTCGCGCGCTACGTCCGCGAGGGCGTGGCCGAGCCGGCCAGGCCACGCCGCGAGCGGGTCGTGAAGGTCGAAGAGGCCCTGCTCGACCAGGTTCGTGCCGGCTACAACGCGCTGGCCGATTCGCTCAACGCCCACCACCAGGTCATCAACGACCACAACCAGCGCGGCGGTCCGCAGCTGCCGCTTCCGGTCGTCCCGAGCGCCGCCATTCGGGCGCTTCGGACCTTCGTGAAGCTGGTCCAGGACGCGGGGTTCGCCCCGGAGGAGGCGCCGGCGAAGGCCCTTGCCACGCCGGGCCCGAGACCTCCCGCGCCCCCGTGGGGGAATCGGTGA
- a CDS encoding BrnT family toxin — MNFAWDPRKAASNAKKHGVTFEEAATVFADPLALAIQDEVHEERTLLLGLSERVRVLLVVHVELDDDTIRLISARRATSHERRRYEEGR; from the coding sequence GTGAATTTTGCCTGGGATCCGCGCAAGGCCGCCTCCAACGCGAAGAAGCACGGGGTGACCTTCGAGGAGGCCGCGACTGTCTTCGCGGACCCGTTGGCGCTGGCCATCCAGGACGAGGTCCACGAGGAGCGCACCCTGCTGCTCGGGCTGTCCGAGCGGGTGCGGGTGCTCCTGGTGGTCCACGTCGAGTTGGACGACGACACCATCCGGCTCATCAGCGCACGCCGCGCCACGTCCCATGAGAGAAGACGCTATGAAGAAGGTCGGTAA
- a CDS encoding energy-coupling factor ABC transporter permease, translated as MHISEGILPLGHAAAWGAAAAPFLALGVREARRLRAAGPSPRLALLGMSFAFTFAASAFPLPVPVVGASSHLCATPLVALILGPRLAVLPAAAALLAQALLLGHGGLTPIGANLLTMGVVAPWIAVSVARAATAARLPRGAVVGLACAAGSAAVYAADAAILALALPGSQGFLHWFTRIGLGFAPIQAPLLVVEALLGAAIWRALLRRRPEALPTWGRAAAATAVVLALLGGGVAAAEDYRGVDDLVMGAAAEEAGRPGTGPVLPVAQGDLPLFFFSAGGLVAGFSLGRGWDRLGRPAP; from the coding sequence ATGCACATCTCCGAAGGCATCCTCCCGCTCGGCCACGCGGCCGCCTGGGGCGCCGCCGCGGCGCCGTTCCTCGCCCTGGGGGTCCGGGAGGCTCGCCGGCTCCGCGCCGCCGGCCCTTCGCCGCGCCTCGCCCTGCTGGGCATGTCCTTCGCCTTCACCTTCGCCGCGTCGGCCTTCCCGCTCCCCGTGCCGGTGGTGGGGGCGTCGTCGCACCTGTGCGCCACGCCGCTGGTGGCGCTGATCCTCGGGCCGCGGCTGGCCGTGCTGCCGGCGGCCGCGGCCCTCCTGGCGCAGGCGCTGCTGCTCGGCCACGGGGGGCTCACGCCCATCGGCGCCAACCTCCTGACCATGGGGGTCGTCGCGCCCTGGATCGCCGTCTCGGTGGCGCGGGCCGCCACCGCTGCCCGGCTCCCGAGGGGCGCCGTGGTCGGCCTCGCCTGCGCGGCGGGGAGCGCCGCGGTCTACGCCGCCGACGCCGCCATCCTGGCCCTGGCCTTGCCGGGCTCGCAGGGCTTCCTCCACTGGTTCACCCGCATCGGACTTGGCTTCGCGCCCATCCAGGCCCCGCTCCTGGTCGTGGAGGCCCTGCTGGGCGCCGCCATCTGGCGGGCCCTCCTCCGGCGCCGGCCGGAGGCCCTGCCCACCTGGGGCCGGGCGGCCGCCGCCACCGCGGTGGTGCTGGCACTCCTCGGCGGGGGCGTGGCGGCCGCAGAGGACTACCGGGGGGTGGACGACCTCGTGATGGGCGCGGCGGCCGAGGAGGCGGGCCGGCCTGGCACGGGGCCGGTGCTCCCGGTCGCGCAGGGCGACCTGCCGCTCTTCTTCTTCTCGGCCGGCGGGCTGGTGGCCGGGTTCAGCCTGGGGCGCGGGTGGGACCGGCTCGGCAGGCCTGCGCCATGA
- a CDS encoding WD40 repeat domain-containing protein, whose translation MRRREPEPSPVRLEARWSTPAPDRLGALRFSPDGALVAAATLAGPVLLLDAPTGEVRRRLDGHAGGALDAAFSPDGRRLATCGQDGAVRVSEVPSGATQALGRAERGWAERVAFSVDGRLLASACGRRVRVHDGDRREVLACDEFESTVTDLCWAPDGTLYAGCYGGVRALRPASAAPPRHLQWKGSVLALALSPDQRWLVSAGQDASLHVWPLPFGEEKEMTGFPVKIRRLAFAPGALLLANDAGADVTLWDFTGKGPGGRRPIVLEGHADQVEDLCWTRHEPDAPVLLTAAKDGTVKAWGARVGSWTAPGAAPERLACSPAAGQVVVADADGTVHLLALVPA comes from the coding sequence GTGAGGCGGCGGGAGCCCGAGCCCTCGCCCGTCCGCCTCGAGGCCCGCTGGTCCACCCCGGCGCCGGACCGGCTGGGGGCCCTCCGGTTCTCGCCCGACGGCGCCCTGGTGGCCGCGGCGACGTTGGCCGGGCCGGTGCTGCTCCTGGACGCGCCGACCGGGGAGGTGCGTCGCCGCCTCGACGGCCATGCCGGCGGGGCCCTCGACGCGGCCTTCTCACCCGATGGCCGGCGCCTGGCCACCTGCGGGCAGGATGGGGCGGTCCGCGTGTCGGAGGTGCCCTCCGGGGCGACCCAGGCGCTCGGCCGGGCCGAGCGCGGCTGGGCCGAGCGGGTCGCCTTCTCGGTCGACGGCCGTCTCCTGGCCTCCGCCTGTGGGCGCCGGGTGCGCGTCCACGACGGGGACCGCCGGGAGGTGCTGGCCTGCGACGAGTTCGAGAGCACCGTGACCGACCTCTGCTGGGCCCCGGACGGCACCCTCTACGCGGGCTGCTACGGCGGCGTGCGCGCGCTCCGGCCCGCGAGCGCGGCGCCGCCCCGCCACCTCCAGTGGAAGGGCTCGGTCCTCGCGCTCGCCTTGAGCCCCGACCAGCGGTGGCTGGTGAGCGCCGGCCAGGACGCCTCGCTCCACGTCTGGCCGCTCCCGTTCGGCGAGGAGAAGGAGATGACCGGCTTCCCGGTCAAGATCAGGCGCCTGGCGTTCGCGCCCGGGGCCCTGCTCCTGGCCAACGACGCCGGCGCCGACGTGACGCTCTGGGACTTCACCGGGAAGGGCCCGGGCGGGCGTCGGCCCATCGTCCTCGAGGGCCACGCCGACCAGGTGGAGGACCTGTGCTGGACCCGGCACGAGCCCGACGCACCGGTGCTGCTGACGGCGGCGAAGGACGGGACGGTCAAGGCGTGGGGCGCCCGTGTCGGCAGCTGGACGGCGCCGGGAGCCGCACCGGAGCGGCTGGCCTGCTCCCCGGCGGCGGGGCAGGTGGTGGTCGCCGATGCGGACGGGACCGTTCACCTCCTGGCGCTGGTGCCGGCGTGA
- a CDS encoding GTP-binding protein, with the protein MTQPVRVPVTILTGYLGSGKTTLLNRILTEQHGRRIAVIENEFGEVGIDNDLVVGAEEEIFEMNNGCICCTVRGDLIRILGTLLRRRDRFDHILVETTGLADPAPVLQTFFVDDEVKAQTELNALVTVVDAHHVALHLDDAEECREQIAFADVLLLNKADLVGEPELAALEGRIRALNRFAAIRRTVRCDVGVPELLGLRAFDLQRALSVEPGLLGENPHEHDATIGSVGLEIAGELDRKKFEGWLRKLLGERGNDLFRSKGIVALAGQARQFVFQGVHMLLDSEEGRPWGDGPRASKMVFIGRNLDRADLEAGLRACLARSRA; encoded by the coding sequence ATGACCCAACCAGTTCGAGTCCCCGTCACCATCCTCACCGGCTACCTGGGGTCCGGGAAGACCACGCTCCTCAACCGCATCCTCACCGAGCAGCACGGCCGCCGCATCGCCGTGATCGAGAACGAGTTCGGCGAGGTGGGCATCGACAACGACCTGGTGGTCGGGGCCGAGGAGGAGATCTTCGAGATGAACAACGGCTGCATCTGCTGCACGGTGCGGGGCGACCTCATCCGCATCCTCGGCACGCTCCTGCGCCGCCGCGACCGGTTCGACCACATCCTGGTCGAGACCACCGGCCTCGCGGACCCGGCGCCGGTGCTGCAGACCTTCTTCGTGGACGACGAGGTGAAGGCCCAGACCGAGCTGAACGCCCTGGTGACGGTGGTGGACGCCCACCACGTGGCCCTCCACCTGGACGACGCCGAGGAGTGCCGGGAGCAGATCGCCTTCGCCGACGTGCTGCTCCTCAACAAGGCCGATCTGGTCGGCGAGCCCGAGCTGGCGGCGCTGGAGGGGCGGATCCGGGCGCTCAACCGCTTCGCGGCCATCCGGCGGACCGTCCGCTGCGACGTGGGGGTGCCGGAGCTGCTCGGCCTGCGGGCCTTCGATCTCCAGCGGGCCCTCTCGGTCGAGCCGGGGCTGCTCGGCGAGAACCCCCACGAGCATGACGCCACCATCGGCTCCGTCGGCCTGGAGATCGCGGGGGAGCTCGACCGGAAGAAGTTCGAGGGTTGGCTGCGGAAGCTGCTGGGCGAGCGCGGGAACGACCTGTTCCGCTCCAAGGGGATCGTGGCGCTGGCGGGCCAGGCGCGCCAGTTCGTCTTCCAGGGGGTCCACATGCTGCTCGACTCAGAGGAGGGGCGGCCCTGGGGCGACGGACCGCGCGCCAGCAAGATGGTCTTCATCGGCCGCAACCTCGACCGCGCCGACCTCGAGGCCGGGCTGCGCGCCTGCCTGGCCCGGAGCCGCGCGTGA
- a CDS encoding helix-turn-helix domain-containing protein: protein MTVKETAERLKVSTATVYALCESGRLAFARISTHAIRIAETDLAAYLGGCASRTRLRSVPDPVDDGRAQRRVQGEPLGLGPLLEQFPDRGREPD from the coding sequence TTGACGGTGAAGGAGACTGCGGAGCGGCTCAAGGTGTCCACGGCCACGGTCTATGCCCTCTGCGAGTCAGGAAGGCTCGCCTTCGCTCGGATCTCGACGCACGCCATCCGGATCGCGGAGACGGACCTGGCTGCCTACCTGGGCGGCTGCGCCTCCAGAACACGCCTACGAAGCGTGCCGGACCCAGTCGATGATGGCCGCGCGCAGCGCCGAGTGCAGGGTGAGCCCCTGGGCCTTGGCCCGCTTCTCGAGCAGTTCCCAGACCGGGGCAGGGAACCTGATTGA